A portion of the Ascochyta rabiei chromosome 13, complete sequence genome contains these proteins:
- a CDS encoding Chitinase, with translation MKPDEIPYGYYTHLNFAFGTIDPGTSQVKATSV, from the exons ATGAAACCAGATGAAATTCCCTATGGCTACTACACTCACCTGAA CTTCGCGTTTGGCACCATTGACCCTGGTACTTCTCAGGTCAAAGCAACAAGTGTCTAG